Proteins co-encoded in one Rubrobacter naiadicus genomic window:
- a CDS encoding YihY/virulence factor BrkB family protein: MTELLSDIRVALCREALVRVVLKVRENDLLGLAGQLAYSFLISFFPFLIFIVSLAGLAVSNPQTAVERLIHRTSGFLPEEATTLLATYVSRTLQHTSTSVLVGGILGTLWLGSGAAIAITKAANRAYDLRENRPFWKLRGIAVLIALGFTVMMTVLTLVVFKVLVYAQGASGSHALLRYWNVGRWLLAFVVVTLALDVVYYLAPNAHMRYRWVTVGGLIATVLMFVMSGALSFYVTNLGNYGRIYGQLGTVVILMVWLYLTGLAVLVGIEVNAVTTRLKEERRRVKLVHPKHPRDL, encoded by the coding sequence TTGACCGAGTTACTCTCGGACATCAGGGTTGCCTTGTGCCGGGAGGCCCTGGTCCGGGTCGTCTTGAAGGTTCGGGAGAACGACCTCCTCGGGCTCGCCGGACAGCTGGCTTATTCCTTCCTGATCTCCTTCTTCCCCTTCCTGATCTTCATAGTCTCGCTGGCCGGGCTGGCCGTGAGCAATCCTCAGACCGCCGTGGAGCGTCTGATCCACCGCACCTCGGGGTTCCTTCCGGAGGAGGCGACGACGCTTCTTGCGACCTACGTCTCGCGTACCCTGCAGCACACCAGCACCAGCGTACTCGTCGGTGGCATCCTGGGCACGCTGTGGCTGGGCTCCGGGGCGGCGATCGCGATCACCAAGGCCGCCAACCGGGCCTACGACCTGAGGGAGAACCGCCCTTTCTGGAAGCTGCGGGGGATCGCCGTCCTGATAGCCCTCGGGTTCACCGTCATGATGACGGTGCTGACCCTGGTGGTCTTCAAGGTGCTGGTCTACGCGCAGGGGGCTTCGGGCTCCCACGCCCTGCTGCGCTACTGGAACGTCGGGCGCTGGTTGCTGGCGTTCGTGGTCGTCACCCTGGCGCTCGACGTGGTCTATTATCTCGCTCCGAACGCGCACATGCGTTACAGGTGGGTGACCGTGGGAGGGCTCATCGCCACCGTCCTCATGTTCGTCATGAGCGGGGCCCTGAGCTTCTACGTGACCAACCTGGGCAACTACGGCCGTATTTACGGGCAGCTCGGGACGGTGGTGATCCTGATGGTCTGGCTCTACCTCACGGGGCTCGCGGTTCTCGTCGGGATAGAGGTGAACGCCGTCACCACCCGCCTGAAGGAGGAGAGGCGGCGGGTGAAGCTCGTCCATCCTAAACACCCGCGTGACCTCTAA